The genomic stretch CCAGCGGTGCAGGCCGGCCGGATGGGTGGCCTCGACGTAGAAGCCGCATCCGGCCACGATGTTCACACCTGACTCGGCCGCCAGCCATTCGAGGACGCGAGCATCGCGGCCCAGGCCGGGCGGGGTGGCGTCCACGATCGTGTGACCTCCGGCAGCGCGGTAGCGCTTTAGTTCCTCCGCCAGGACATGGGGCTCGTCCACCACCAGGTTGTCCCGGCATGCGAACGGGCTGGCCCGGACGCGGCCCAGGCGCTCCGGAGTCACCGGGTGGAAGGCGATGGCGGGGTCGTCGTCCGGCCGCCAGTTGCAACGGATGTCGACCAGCAGGTGCTCGTGGACCAGGGTGGTGCCGAGCTCGGCAGCGGGGATCTCCCCCAGCACCGTCCGCACCCGGGCCTGCTCGAGCGGGGGCGGATTTCCTAGGGCGGGTATCACCCCGACAGGAAGGAGCGAAGGGCCTGGTCGAAGCGCTCCACGGTGCTGTCGATAACGTCCCCGGTGTGGGTGCTGGACAGGAACAGGTTGCCGAGCCCCGAGATCCGTACCCCGGCTGCGGCCAGATGCGACAGGAAGGCTGACCGACGGGCCTTGTCGGTCAGGAGCACGTCGCGGTGATCCCTCACCCCTGCCATCTCGGTGAACATCAGGTTGAAGAT from bacterium encodes the following:
- a CDS encoding phosphotriesterase-related protein, producing MRTVLGEIPAAELGTTLVHEHLLVDIRCNWRPDDDPAIAFHPVTPERLGRVRASPFACRDNLVVDEPHVLAEELKRYRAAGGHTIVDATPPGLGRDARVLEWLAAESGVNIVAGCGFYVEATHPAGLHRW